From one Flavobacterium kingsejongi genomic stretch:
- a CDS encoding acetyl-CoA C-acyltransferase: MNTKVVIVSAARTPIGSFMGALSTVSAPQLGAAAIKGALGKINLDINLVDEVIMGNVVQAGVGQAPARQAARFAGLPDSVIATTVNKVCASGMKAVSQGVQAILSGDAEIVIAGGMENMSMIPHYVHMRNGNKFGPATMIDGMQKDGLTDAYDNNAMGVCADLCATEYKITREEQDANAIQSYERAAKAWEAGKFDNEVVPVAVPQRKGDPIMVTRDEEYTNVKLDKIPALNPVFTKDGTVTAANASTINDGAGAVILMTEEKAKALGLQPLAYITGYADAEQEPKWFTTSPSKALPKALKKAGVAIEDVDFFEFNEAFAVVGIANAKILGLNDSKINVNGGAVSLGHPLGCSGVRILITLLNVLEQNNAKIGAAAICNGGGGASAMVIERI, from the coding sequence ATGAATACAAAAGTTGTTATCGTATCGGCTGCAAGAACACCAATTGGAAGTTTTATGGGAGCTTTATCTACTGTTTCTGCTCCACAACTGGGCGCTGCAGCGATTAAAGGTGCGTTAGGAAAAATTAATTTAGATATCAACCTGGTAGACGAAGTTATCATGGGTAACGTAGTCCAGGCTGGTGTTGGACAGGCTCCGGCCCGTCAGGCAGCACGTTTTGCAGGATTACCGGATTCTGTAATCGCTACAACAGTAAATAAAGTTTGTGCTTCCGGAATGAAAGCCGTATCACAGGGCGTACAGGCAATTTTAAGCGGTGACGCTGAAATTGTAATTGCTGGTGGAATGGAAAACATGAGCATGATCCCTCATTATGTACACATGAGAAACGGGAACAAATTTGGTCCTGCGACAATGATTGACGGTATGCAAAAAGATGGCCTTACGGATGCTTATGACAATAATGCCATGGGAGTATGTGCCGACTTATGTGCTACAGAATATAAAATTACAAGAGAAGAGCAGGATGCCAATGCAATCCAGTCTTATGAGCGCGCTGCAAAAGCATGGGAAGCAGGAAAATTTGATAACGAGGTAGTACCGGTAGCGGTGCCACAACGCAAAGGAGATCCGATAATGGTAACCCGCGATGAGGAATATACCAATGTAAAATTGGATAAAATTCCTGCATTAAACCCTGTCTTTACTAAAGACGGTACAGTAACAGCTGCCAATGCTTCTACAATCAATGACGGTGCAGGTGCTGTCATCCTGATGACTGAAGAAAAAGCAAAAGCATTGGGACTACAACCATTGGCTTATATCACAGGATATGCTGATGCAGAACAGGAGCCAAAATGGTTTACAACTTCTCCATCAAAAGCATTACCAAAAGCACTTAAAAAAGCAGGTGTAGCTATCGAAGATGTAGATTTCTTCGAATTCAACGAGGCTTTCGCAGTAGTAGGGATTGCTAATGCTAAAATCCTTGGATTGAATGACAGCAAAATCAACGTTAACGGAGGAGCGGTTTCATTAGGCCATCCACTGGGATGTTCCGGAGTTAGAATCCTGATTACGTTACTGAATGTACTGGAACAAAACAACGCAAAAATCGGTGCAGCTGCAATCTGTAATGGTGGCGGTGGCGCTTCTGCAATGGTGATTGAGAGAATCTAA
- a CDS encoding C40 family peptidase, with protein MFGICNLAIIPLRSEPNHRSELVSQVLFGEHFQIIEENPEWSKIQLAFDDYTGWIDNKQYQSISENEYFQLQEDSLVLNSDLIEYITAPNNLLIPIPLGASLTFLNHQNINTSNFEFEGLKITGTKPKSNLINTAFMYLNTPYLWGGKTPYGIDCSGFTQMVYKLNGYKILRDASQQAAMGEALSFIEESEPGDLAFFDNEEGKIIHVGMIMDNNYIIHAHGKVRIDRLDHLGIYNVDTKRHTHKLRVIKKII; from the coding sequence ATGTTCGGAATCTGCAATTTAGCCATCATCCCGTTAAGAAGTGAGCCCAATCACCGAAGTGAATTAGTTTCGCAGGTATTGTTTGGAGAACACTTTCAAATTATTGAGGAAAATCCGGAATGGAGTAAGATCCAACTGGCCTTCGACGATTATACCGGGTGGATTGATAACAAGCAGTACCAGTCAATTTCTGAAAATGAATACTTTCAATTGCAGGAGGATTCACTCGTATTGAATTCCGATCTGATCGAATACATTACAGCGCCGAATAACCTGTTGATCCCTATTCCATTGGGGGCATCCCTTACATTTTTGAACCATCAAAACATCAATACGTCCAATTTTGAGTTTGAAGGCCTAAAGATTACCGGGACAAAGCCAAAATCGAATCTGATCAACACTGCTTTTATGTACCTGAATACCCCTTACTTATGGGGCGGTAAGACGCCTTACGGTATTGATTGTTCCGGGTTTACACAAATGGTATACAAGTTAAACGGTTATAAAATACTGCGTGACGCATCACAGCAGGCCGCAATGGGAGAAGCACTAAGCTTTATTGAAGAGAGCGAACCCGGCGACCTGGCCTTTTTTGACAATGAAGAAGGCAAGATCATCCATGTTGGTATGATCATGGATAATAATTATATCATCCATGCCCATGGTAAAGTGCGCATTGACCGGCTCGACCACTTGGGGATTTATAATGTAGATACCAAAAGGCATACCCACAAACTCCGGGTAATTAAAAAAATTATATAA
- a CDS encoding DUF3667 domain-containing protein, protein MAHHHLRKDRTCLNCNYVVENRFCSRCGQENTETRQSFAHLVTHFFEDFTHYDNYFWKTIKTLLFKPAVLTKEYLAGKRQLYVPPVKLYIFISFITFLTVGLLQSDDNEAETDRNLNEALKLEKKDEATSGQQRGRDNDDLAYISEYNFNSIHEMDSIQKTLPPPKRLKGMNHWMATKLIQIKENTRKEGFSEKFRESFLHNVPKVLFIYMPFFAFGLWVMHNKKKWYFFDHGIFTLHYFSFLLISYLIPFLIGSLLSLVDWMEIDGIMHLGFLAWSFFYFFRSHSKFYGERKAISRLKGMVLFVINMFFITLLLLVLFIYSVLNIH, encoded by the coding sequence ATGGCGCACCATCACTTACGAAAAGACCGAACTTGCCTGAATTGCAATTATGTCGTTGAAAACCGGTTTTGCTCCCGTTGCGGACAGGAAAACACAGAAACACGTCAATCTTTTGCACATTTAGTAACGCACTTCTTTGAAGATTTTACGCATTATGACAACTACTTCTGGAAAACAATAAAAACCCTCCTTTTTAAACCCGCAGTCCTTACCAAAGAATATTTAGCAGGTAAAAGGCAACTGTATGTACCTCCTGTTAAACTGTATATTTTTATCAGTTTTATTACCTTCCTGACCGTGGGATTATTACAATCTGATGATAATGAAGCGGAAACAGACCGTAACCTCAATGAAGCACTGAAATTAGAAAAAAAAGATGAAGCTACTTCAGGACAACAGAGAGGGCGCGATAATGATGACTTAGCTTACATTTCTGAATACAACTTTAATAGCATCCACGAAATGGATTCTATACAAAAAACACTGCCACCCCCAAAAAGGCTTAAGGGCATGAATCACTGGATGGCAACTAAACTCATCCAAATAAAGGAAAATACCCGTAAGGAAGGCTTTAGTGAAAAATTCCGGGAGTCCTTCCTCCATAATGTGCCCAAAGTACTATTCATTTACATGCCCTTTTTTGCTTTTGGCTTATGGGTAATGCACAACAAAAAGAAATGGTATTTCTTTGATCACGGCATTTTTACGCTGCACTATTTTTCGTTTTTGCTGATTTCCTATCTGATCCCGTTCCTTATAGGTTCTTTGTTATCCCTGGTCGATTGGATGGAAATAGATGGGATCATGCATCTGGGATTTTTAGCCTGGTCTTTCTTTTATTTCTTCCGCTCACATAGCAAATTCTATGGTGAGCGAAAAGCAATCTCCAGGCTAAAGGGAATGGTACTCTTTGTTATCAATATGTTTTTTATAACCCTATTGCTTCTGGTATTATTCATCTATAGCGTATTAAACATCCATTAG
- a CDS encoding glycoside hydrolase family 130 protein has product MRLSVERKPVKVTPDARRVIARYFFNGEERAIELIKKVLELEDDMVFSILSPLLQDFSKRHRNITKKLMHHCERIKPYIEKLGIDYETLNYNTKLLIGSYFTHEYSIESAAFFNPSIVPDPDQTNLEEGQLRVLISFRAVGEGHVSSVVFRRALIDRYNNITVIPAGNYIDEAEKIHNMIYNKKLFLKKGEEAEINPDFLKTVDSQLGDRFDYESLKRLVLEAKDKEVDVKTNNQFNQILALSDSYRKICFSKDTDISDRVIFPISDFERKGIEDARFVKFTKENGVVVYYATYTAYDGAHIMPKLLHTYDFYDFKTSPLNGDGAQNKNLALFPRKINGKYVMMSRIDGWNNYLMYSDHINIWENPIKIQSPKYPWELVQIGNCGSPIETEYGWLIMTHAVGPMRRYCIGASLLDIDNPEIEIGRLKEPLIMPNPDEREGYVPNVVYSCGSIIHNGELIIPYGLSDHSSGFATVDLNLLLDRLRSDGQ; this is encoded by the coding sequence ATGAGATTATCCGTAGAAAGAAAGCCGGTAAAGGTAACTCCAGATGCAAGACGCGTTATAGCACGTTATTTTTTTAATGGTGAAGAACGCGCCATTGAGCTGATCAAGAAAGTACTGGAACTGGAAGATGACATGGTATTTTCAATTTTATCCCCATTACTGCAGGACTTTTCAAAACGGCATCGTAACATCACCAAAAAACTGATGCACCATTGCGAACGCATAAAGCCTTACATTGAAAAATTAGGAATTGACTATGAGACACTGAATTATAATACGAAACTATTAATAGGCTCTTATTTTACGCATGAATACTCGATTGAGTCTGCTGCTTTTTTCAATCCTTCGATCGTGCCTGATCCGGACCAGACGAATCTGGAAGAAGGGCAACTTCGCGTTTTGATTAGCTTTAGGGCAGTAGGTGAGGGCCATGTTTCTTCTGTAGTATTCCGGAGAGCCTTAATCGACCGCTATAATAATATTACAGTGATTCCAGCAGGAAATTATATTGATGAAGCCGAAAAGATTCACAATATGATTTACAACAAGAAACTCTTCCTGAAAAAAGGTGAGGAAGCTGAAATCAATCCTGATTTCCTGAAAACAGTGGATTCCCAGCTTGGAGATCGTTTTGATTACGAAAGTTTAAAACGCCTTGTGTTGGAAGCCAAAGACAAGGAAGTTGATGTCAAGACGAACAACCAGTTCAACCAGATCCTGGCATTATCCGACAGTTATCGCAAGATTTGTTTTTCAAAAGATACCGATATTAGTGATCGTGTGATTTTCCCTATTTCTGACTTTGAACGCAAAGGAATTGAAGATGCACGTTTTGTAAAATTCACAAAAGAGAACGGGGTAGTAGTCTATTATGCTACGTATACCGCCTATGATGGTGCGCATATTATGCCGAAATTACTGCATACCTATGACTTTTATGATTTTAAAACCAGCCCGCTGAACGGCGATGGGGCACAAAATAAAAATCTGGCGTTGTTCCCGAGAAAAATAAATGGTAAATATGTGATGATGTCGCGTATTGATGGCTGGAATAATTACCTGATGTATTCTGACCATATTAATATCTGGGAAAACCCGATCAAAATACAAAGCCCTAAATATCCATGGGAATTAGTCCAAATTGGAAATTGTGGTTCTCCAATTGAAACGGAATACGGATGGCTGATTATGACCCATGCGGTAGGGCCTATGCGACGCTATTGTATCGGGGCCTCACTTTTGGATATTGATAATCCTGAAATTGAAATCGGAAGGTTAAAAGAACCACTGATCATGCCTAATCCGGATGAACGAGAAGGGTATGTACCTAACGTTGTGTACTCCTGTGGTTCGATTATCCACAACGGCGAATTGATTATACCTTATGGCTTATCAGACCACAGTTCGGGCTTTGCTACGGTAGACCTGAATTTATTACTGGACCGACTCCGAAGTGACGGACAATAA
- a CDS encoding MgtC/SapB family protein → MELIWTEVTLRLIMAAGLGAIIGLERERKDWAAGMRTHMMVCLGASLTMIVSCYGFSDVLNNDHVTLDPSRVAAQVISGIGFLGAGTILFLRPGTVRGLTTASGLWTVAAIGLAAGGGMYYAAGISTVLALVILWLLQPVQRRIATRYKKKTLVITAFPSADSKVIIEKIMDNKFLDFPNFSMNKSDKHYEIQVQFNSINKIKMAEIIKELHSIEAIKKIEWITT, encoded by the coding sequence ATGGAATTAATCTGGACAGAAGTTACCCTGCGTCTTATTATGGCTGCGGGTTTGGGAGCTATTATCGGACTGGAACGGGAACGAAAAGACTGGGCAGCAGGGATGCGAACCCACATGATGGTCTGTCTGGGTGCTTCATTAACCATGATTGTATCCTGTTATGGCTTCTCCGATGTCCTGAATAATGACCATGTTACTCTTGACCCCTCCCGTGTGGCCGCTCAGGTAATCAGTGGGATCGGGTTCCTTGGTGCCGGAACCATACTCTTTTTGCGTCCGGGTACTGTAAGGGGATTAACCACCGCTTCCGGATTGTGGACCGTTGCTGCAATTGGCCTCGCTGCCGGAGGAGGAATGTATTATGCCGCTGGAATCTCTACCGTATTAGCCTTGGTTATTTTATGGCTGCTACAACCGGTACAGCGCAGGATTGCTACCCGGTACAAAAAGAAAACCCTTGTCATTACCGCATTCCCATCTGCCGACTCCAAAGTTATTATTGAGAAGATTATGGACAATAAGTTTTTGGATTTTCCCAATTTCTCCATGAACAAAAGTGACAAGCACTACGAAATACAGGTACAATTCAATAGTATCAATAAAATTAAAATGGCAGAAATAATAAAAGAATTGCATTCGATCGAAGCAATCAAAAAAATAGAATGGATCACAACCTAA